One window from the genome of Moorena sp. SIOASIH encodes:
- the rpmA gene encoding 50S ribosomal protein L27 — protein sequence MAHKKGTGSTRNGRDSNSKRLGVKRYGGQFVKAGNILVRQRGTKFHPGTNVGRGGDDTLFARADGIVTFERRGKSQKKVSVYPVETEASA from the coding sequence ATGGCTCATAAGAAAGGAACAGGTAGTACTCGTAACGGTCGTGACTCTAATTCCAAACGCCTAGGAGTCAAGCGCTACGGTGGTCAGTTTGTCAAGGCTGGCAACATTTTGGTACGTCAGCGAGGTACTAAGTTTCATCCTGGTACCAATGTTGGTCGCGGCGGTGATGACACCCTGTTTGCAAGGGCTGATGGCATAGTCACCTTTGAAAGAAGGGGTAAAAGCCAAAAAAAAGTCAGCGTTTACCCGGTTGAAACCGAAGCATCAGCTTAG